In Pirellulales bacterium, the following proteins share a genomic window:
- a CDS encoding SOS response-associated peptidase has protein sequence MCGRFTLRSSMADVAQAFGVTPEAAAPPLFNIAPTQTVAAVRAGTGGERELCQLRWGLIPSWADDAAIGSRLINARAETVATKPAFRQAFKSRRCLVVADGFYEWQKTGRRKQPFYIRLKDDRPFGFAGVWERWSKAGQPVESCTIITTEANELVSPIHDRMPVIVPPEAYDLWLSPDTAEIERLQSLLRPYRAGEMTAYPVGTQVNGPSYSAPDCIRPQAAAAPTLFDD, from the coding sequence ATGTGCGGACGCTTTACTCTTCGCAGCTCGATGGCCGACGTGGCCCAGGCGTTTGGCGTGACGCCCGAAGCGGCGGCGCCGCCGCTGTTCAATATCGCTCCGACGCAGACGGTGGCGGCCGTACGAGCGGGCACGGGCGGCGAGCGCGAGTTGTGCCAGCTCCGCTGGGGGCTGATTCCCTCCTGGGCCGACGACGCGGCCATCGGCAGCCGCCTGATCAACGCACGCGCGGAAACGGTGGCCACGAAGCCGGCCTTTCGCCAGGCCTTCAAATCGCGCCGCTGCCTGGTGGTGGCCGATGGCTTTTATGAATGGCAAAAGACCGGCCGCCGCAAGCAGCCGTTTTATATTCGTCTCAAAGACGACCGGCCGTTTGGTTTCGCGGGCGTGTGGGAGCGTTGGTCGAAGGCCGGGCAGCCGGTCGAATCGTGTACGATCATCACCACCGAGGCCAACGAGTTGGTTTCGCCGATTCACGACCGCATGCCGGTGATCGTGCCGCCGGAGGCCTACGACCTATGGCTTTCGCCCGACACGGCGGAAATCGAGCGATTGCAATCGCTGTTGCGGCCCTATCGCGCCGGCGAGATGACGGCCTATCCGGTCGGCACGCAGGTGAACGGCCCCTCTTACAGCGCCCCCGACTGCATCCGCCCGCAGGCCGCGGCGGCGCCGACGTTGTTCGATGATTGA
- a CDS encoding tetratricopeptide repeat protein has protein sequence MNERRIGGSAVVAVLFFSCAVFSAEPGPATGPSEPVVPAEWRDRKLLAKSADVRLRERPDAQAPAIDFLIAGVWWHVRQVEGDWLQVEAGWLQTADVVTDEQALEHFTAEIMRAESAFAYVSRARAWTLKDDFDKAQADLSEALRLDPRCARAYLARALIARDQQRDEDALANFDRAIESDPRDAYALKLRGRLFARRRDFDRAIADFDRAISRLPGDATLWSLRGFAWINKQEYDKALADFDQAIRLNPREADAHAGRAAACGNLKRYDESFAAAAEAIRLNPKSATAFLARGAVRALRGELDEALADLDESVRLDPSDATTYMNRGRVHYLKQKYDEAATDYTQAISLDHANAAAYGARAEIWWHKGDFANAVVDLTEFLRLQPDTAAAYAQRGWLRLHTSPDEALSDFDNALRFDPKNVYALSGRAGLWNSKQEFDKAIDDATEALRLDASAVYAHVARGYAHHFKGEVGPAIEDFSAVLAADPTNVDALTARAFAYDQAGQFDRAIDDYTAALKLKPHRVTLLISRSWARWQRNEFDLAIDDCTAGIKVDPKNAPLWTLRGMCQQRRGHDAEAIADFTESLKLDPNQPEIDAILTTLRSQQQAVAEPKPAPSDQTGVFDSLRDRTGLSKALRDFDKAASELDEKPEERKPFRPFDR, from the coding sequence ATGAACGAGCGGCGCATCGGAGGGTCCGCAGTCGTAGCGGTTCTTTTTTTCTCTTGTGCGGTCTTCTCGGCCGAGCCGGGGCCGGCCACTGGGCCGTCGGAGCCGGTCGTGCCCGCCGAATGGCGCGATCGTAAGTTGCTGGCCAAATCAGCCGACGTCCGGTTGCGCGAGAGGCCCGACGCGCAGGCCCCGGCAATCGACTTCCTGATCGCGGGCGTCTGGTGGCACGTCCGGCAGGTCGAAGGCGATTGGCTGCAAGTCGAGGCCGGTTGGTTGCAAACCGCCGACGTGGTGACTGACGAACAGGCCCTGGAGCACTTCACGGCGGAGATCATGCGTGCGGAAAGTGCCTTCGCTTACGTTTCTCGCGCTCGGGCTTGGACGCTGAAAGACGACTTCGACAAGGCCCAGGCCGACCTGAGCGAGGCCCTGCGCCTCGACCCACGCTGCGCCCGGGCCTACCTCGCGCGCGCACTGATTGCGCGCGACCAACAGCGCGACGAAGATGCGCTTGCAAACTTTGATCGGGCGATCGAATCGGACCCGCGCGACGCATACGCCCTGAAGCTGCGCGGGCGCCTCTTTGCTCGCCGTCGCGACTTCGACCGCGCGATCGCCGACTTCGACCGCGCGATTTCCAGGTTGCCGGGCGACGCGACGCTGTGGAGTCTACGTGGCTTCGCGTGGATCAACAAGCAAGAGTACGACAAAGCGCTCGCCGACTTTGATCAGGCGATTCGTCTCAATCCGCGCGAAGCGGATGCCCATGCCGGACGGGCCGCCGCCTGCGGTAATCTGAAGCGGTACGACGAATCGTTCGCCGCGGCGGCGGAAGCGATCCGACTCAATCCGAAGTCGGCCACGGCCTTTTTGGCGCGGGGCGCAGTGCGGGCGCTCCGCGGGGAACTCGACGAAGCGCTCGCCGATCTTGACGAGTCGGTCCGTCTGGATCCCTCCGATGCCACAACCTACATGAATCGCGGCCGCGTGCATTATCTGAAACAAAAGTACGACGAGGCGGCGACCGACTACACGCAAGCGATTTCGCTGGATCACGCCAATGCCGCGGCCTACGGTGCGCGGGCCGAAATCTGGTGGCACAAAGGCGATTTTGCCAACGCCGTCGTCGACCTCACGGAGTTCCTCCGATTACAGCCCGATACCGCGGCGGCATACGCGCAGCGCGGCTGGCTCCGCCTGCACACAAGCCCCGATGAAGCCCTAAGCGATTTCGACAACGCCCTGCGTTTTGATCCCAAAAACGTGTATGCGCTATCCGGCCGCGCCGGCCTTTGGAATTCCAAGCAGGAGTTCGACAAGGCGATCGACGATGCTACGGAGGCCTTGCGCCTCGATGCGAGCGCTGTTTATGCACATGTCGCGCGCGGCTACGCGCATCATTTCAAGGGTGAAGTCGGCCCCGCAATCGAGGACTTTTCGGCGGTGCTCGCGGCCGACCCCACGAACGTCGACGCACTCACTGCGCGTGCGTTCGCCTACGATCAGGCAGGTCAGTTCGACCGTGCCATCGACGATTACACAGCCGCACTGAAGCTGAAGCCGCATCGCGTCACTCTGTTGATCAGCCGATCGTGGGCCCGCTGGCAACGAAACGAATTCGACTTGGCGATCGACGATTGCACGGCCGGCATCAAAGTCGATCCGAAAAACGCTCCTCTTTGGACGCTTCGAGGCATGTGTCAGCAACGGCGCGGCCACGACGCGGAAGCGATCGCAGACTTCACCGAATCGCTCAAGCTCGACCCGAATCAGCCGGAAATAGATGCGATCTTGACTACCCTGCGAAGCCAGCAGCAAGCCGTCGCCGAGCCAAAGCCCGCGCCCTCCGACCAGACCGGGGTGTTCGATAGCCTGCGCGATCGGACCGGACTCAGCAAGGCACTGCGCGATTTCGACAAGGCCGCCTCGGAACTCGACGAAAAGCCTGAAGAGCGCAAGCCGTTCAGGCCCTTCGATAGGTAA
- a CDS encoding DUF420 domain-containing protein yields the protein MDGPYSGIDGFLGTRASLMLDVVVVAMVGVLMLLGLSIYLVRYRARYVWHKRLQLLLVAALLVVVALFEADMRINGWRARAESSPYYDSLVMPALTLHLTFSVSTCLLWGWVTVGALRKFDRPPQPGPHSFSHRWWGRVAALDMLCTAVSGWAFYWLAFAATAVR from the coding sequence ATGGACGGCCCTTATTCAGGCATCGACGGGTTTTTAGGTACGCGGGCATCGCTGATGCTCGACGTGGTCGTGGTGGCCATGGTGGGCGTGCTCATGCTGCTGGGGCTGAGCATCTACCTGGTGCGATACCGGGCCCGCTATGTTTGGCACAAACGGCTGCAGCTTCTGCTCGTCGCGGCGCTGTTGGTCGTCGTGGCGCTGTTCGAAGCGGACATGCGCATCAACGGCTGGCGTGCAAGGGCCGAAAGCTCGCCCTATTACGACAGCCTGGTCATGCCCGCACTCACGCTGCACCTGACGTTTTCCGTCAGCACCTGCTTGCTCTGGGGCTGGGTGACGGTGGGGGCGCTGCGAAAGTTCGACCGTCCTCCTCAACCGGGCCCGCACAGCTTCAGCCATCGCTGGTGGGGCCGAGTGGCGGCACTCGACATGCTCTGCACGGCGGTCAGCGGCTGGGCCTTTTATTGGCTGGCCTTTGCGGCGACGGCGGTGCGCTGA